The Mucilaginibacter rubeus genomic interval TTGTGTTAACAGTTATCGTTAGCATATTATCAGGCTTTTATCCCGCGCTAATGCTGTCGGGTTATAAACCTGTTTCGGTGCTCAAAAACCAGTTGCAAAGCGGCACCCACAAAACCCGGAATGCATGGCTGCGCAAATCCCTCACCGTATCGCAGTTTATTATTGCCCAGTTTTTTATTATGGCTACCATGTTGGTAAGCAAACAGATTTATTATGCCCTGCATAAGGACCTCGGTTTTAAAAAAGACGCGATTGTTTATGCCCAAACCCCGTACAAGGTTGGTAAAGCGTCTACAAACAAGGTGATGTTAAACAAACTCGGCGCCCTGCCCGGTGTTGAAATGGTAAGCCTTGGGTATTTCCCTCCTTCATCAGGGGCAACAAATGCTACAAATGCACTTTATAAGGATGGGAAAAAGGAAATCATCACTTCGGTTGAAATAAAATATGCCGATGAAAATTATATTAAACTTTATCATATCAAAATATTAGCCGGCCGGAATATTACTGCTGCGGATAGTACAACAGCTGTGGTAATTAATGAAAAGTACGCCCGTACCATTGGATTTGCAAACCCGGGCGACGCGATTGGCAAAACGCTGGAGAAACTGAACAATTCAAAATCCCGGCGGATTGTTGGTGTTGCCGGTAATTTCTATACCCATTCACTCCAGTCGCCGATAGGTCCCCTGGTTATTCTCGCGCCCGGCGGTAACAACTTCTTTCATAATAGCGTTATCCATATTGCCCTGAAACCTGAAACTCCTGGCAGCCTTTCCTGGTCAAAAACAATGACCGCAATGAACAAGATCTGGAAAGAATTTTACCCCGACGACGATACCAATTATAAGTTTTACGATAAATCGATAGAACAATTCTACGATCAGGAGAAACAAACGTCTACCTTATTGAGCTGGGCTACTGGTCTTTCCATATTCATCAGCTGCCTCGGCCTGCTTGGCCTGGCTATTTATACAACCGGTCAGCGTACCAAGGAGATTGGCATACGTAAGGTGCTTGGCGCGTCGGTTACGGAAATTGTACGCTTACTCTCTACCGAATTGATATTGCTTATCCTCCTGGCATTTGTAATTGTGACACCGCTGGCCTGGTGGGCTATGAACAAATGGATGGAAAGCTATGCAGATAAAACGACCATTAGTTGGTGGATATTTGCGGCAAGTGGTGCTGGAATGCTATTAACTGCCTTTATTACATCAAGCTTCCAGACAATCAGAGCTGCTATTGTGAACCCGGTGAAAAGCTTGCGAAGCGAATGATTTGCATGGGAAGCTAAAACATTCAGCAGAGAAGTTTCTTGTTGAGATTATTATAAAAAAGAAAGGCCATCGAAAGATGGCCTTTCTTTTTTATGGCTTTGTAGCTCCTTAAATTAAAATATTTAATGCTGTAGAATTGCTGTGACAATAGGACCGATATCCAGGATTGCAGTCAATTGGTCTGTTAACGAATAACGCTGCTTTATAAAGTCCGGATCATTGTAAGCTACCCATGTTTTGTTCTCACCGTTTTTCCAGGCGATAACTTTAAGGGGCAGGTCGAGCGCTGTCGCGGGATTAAACTCCATTATCAACCCTCCTTTAGCCGGGTTGCCAAATAAAAGAAACTCAAGTGGCGGAAGGTTGATCCCTCCTTTAAGTGCTTCTGCCTGCTGATCTATCCGCGCGTAAATTGTAATGCCCTTTTGTTTTAAGGCATTCTCCAGGCGATCGATTACTTCTTTCACTGTGTAATCGCTTTGTCTGATAATAACTCCAGTTGGGTTCATGATTTTGAGTTTTAATATTTTAAGCCAATTTATCGCAGCAGGTAGGTTAATTGGCACATAGGTTAACGCAGGTACATAGTTAGCAAATATTCTTATACAGGCAATTGGAATTGTTTAATCGGTCGCTCCAAACCGATATTCGAAGATAACCACTAAATCACTTTAACCGTAGTTAATAAGTTTCACCTCAAACTCAGAAGTTTGATAAACCCCAGAAGTCTGAAAGGCTTATAAACGCAAAAAATCCCCTTAGCGTTAACTAAGAGGATTTCTGTTTCTGTGGTACCAACAGAGACCGAACCAGTGGCACAAGGTTAAATAAGAAATTTTTATTTGACACGCTTGTATATTTCTACAGATTGGCCGTTGGTTGCACTATTAATCACCTGGGTATATTCGTCATGACCATTCATCGTGACTTTAACGGTAAATTTATTACCCTGAAGAAGCCGGTAATTTGATATTTGCTCTTCTTCTCTAAGCGTATCATTACTAAAAGTAAATACCCCGGTACCAAAACCATTTTTAAAGATGTTTTTTTCCTTATTCTGAACGAACCTGTGTATGAAAATAAAATGTCCTCCCCAGAATATTTTATACTGCGTTACATCGGTTGGGATCGTGTCTTTGCCTTTTATGGTATAGGTTTTTTCCATTTTCCACAAGCCATCAAGCAATGACGTATCTGCTGGCGGGAATTTTTTATACTCTTCTTTCAATGCATATTTTACACCTTTTACCGTGGCAAAGTCGGGAATGACTTGGGTAAAACCATCAGGTTTTCTTGTAATCTCAAGATTATAGGTTAGGGATGAGTCAAGCGCTCTGCTGGTATAAATACTATGTTCCTGAAGTCGGTTAGCCGAGTCAAGTGTGTACGTGCCAACACCAAATCCAACAGATGAATCGGGAACTATACTGGCGTATACATAGTTACGATCCGTATAGATTTTAACTTGCGTTCGTTTAATAATAGAGTCTTTGCCTCCCCGATCGAGAACTTGTTTTTCAAGTTCATATGCACCCGACAGGCCTGTATCAGAAGACTTCTCTTTTTTCTTACATCCCAGAATCAGGAAGCTAAATAAAGCTGCGAAAATTAAAATCTTATTCATAGTGCTTAAGTTTAAATATGATATAGGAAATTATTTCGTTTTGCGAAGGCTTTTATTTGGCGGTTGATAACTTAATTATTCAATAAAAAAGTAAAGTAAGGCCCAAATAAATGCCTAAAATTTTACCGCCATAAATAATACAATTGGTTACATAAACTTACAAATAATATATATGATAAGCAATTTGTTAGTAAATTATTAAAATACTGTTAATGAGGTATTTAAATAGGAAAAAAATCATCTGATCAGATACGGGGCGATGTGAATGTGAATCGATATTTAGTCGGAGAAAAAAGATGCCTTTAAAAGCAAAAAGGTCATTTTCTTATCGAAAATGACCTTTTTTATTGCTGCGGTCCAGACTTTAATTGTAACAAACCATTTCTTTTATGGTTTGAAGAAATTGGCGGATTTAGACTTAAATTGAAAGTGGTCAATTTCAAGATTACCATCGAAATTGATCTACTGATAATTGAATTGATGCAATTACAGCTCCGCGTCAATTTGTTTGATGAGTGAAAGGTCGATGTTCTCTTCGGAGCCGGTTGCAAACTTCACCTTTCCGTCGCGCCCGATCACAAAACTGCTGGGCCAGGACGTGATTTGATAAGCTTTATCTGCTGTCTTTGATGCAGGAAGTACGGTGTAGGAAAAGGCGTGCGTTTTTAGAAAAGATTCCGCATTGGCGCCATCGTTGAACGTTAGTGCAAGAAAAATCACTTCTTTGTCTTTGTACTTATCAACCAGGCTGTTGAGCTTTGGTATTTCCTGGATACATGGCGGACAAGACGTGAACCAGAAGTTGAGAACGACTACCTTGCCCCTGAGTTTGCTCAGCTTCCAGAGCTTCCCGTAAACATCCTGCAAAGCAAAATCAGGAGCAGGCTTACCGGTCATTTCCTGTACGGCCTTCCGGCGTTTTTCATCCTGGTCCTGGAGCATCTTTGCCATTTCCGGCGTCATACGGATGAGTCTCATTACATGATTTTTGTCGTCTTCGTCATTGTGCTGGAATAAAATGCGCTCCCCGTTCCATGCGTTTTTCACACTATCAAGTTTGTCCGGCGTTATTTCCCTGCCATTCGGAAGAATAAATTTGCTGACCATCATTTGCTGTGCACCTGCAAAAAAAGGGAGAAGGGTTACAGCAAGCAACCATATTGTTTTTATAATATTTTTCATACTCCAAAATTAGACGGGTATCGGCCGGCAAATGTTAACCCAACCACAAAGTGTGTTAACTATTGTTAACTGATGATGATAAGGTTTGGGTTATGCATATTTTTGTATTCAATGAAGAAAAGACTGGTATTTATCTTTTGGATCACCGGGTTAGTGGCCGCCATGATTATAGCGTGTCAGTTTTACTGGGTTTATTATAATTACCGGCAAACGAGATCGAATTTTGTCGCTGCTGCGAACTATGCGCTGCGTACCAGCGTCGACAAATATCAACTGATGAAGATCAAACTGCCGACTTCCCTG includes:
- a CDS encoding peroxiredoxin family protein, whose amino-acid sequence is MKNIIKTIWLLAVTLLPFFAGAQQMMVSKFILPNGREITPDKLDSVKNAWNGERILFQHNDEDDKNHVMRLIRMTPEMAKMLQDQDEKRRKAVQEMTGKPAPDFALQDVYGKLWKLSKLRGKVVVLNFWFTSCPPCIQEIPKLNSLVDKYKDKEVIFLALTFNDGANAESFLKTHAFSYTVLPASKTADKAYQITSWPSSFVIGRDGKVKFATGSEENIDLSLIKQIDAEL
- a CDS encoding DUF302 domain-containing protein, which codes for MNPTGVIIRQSDYTVKEVIDRLENALKQKGITIYARIDQQAEALKGGINLPPLEFLLFGNPAKGGLIMEFNPATALDLPLKVIAWKNGENKTWVAYNDPDFIKQRYSLTDQLTAILDIGPIVTAILQH